In one window of Miscanthus floridulus cultivar M001 chromosome 12, ASM1932011v1, whole genome shotgun sequence DNA:
- the LOC136498283 gene encoding E3 ubiquitin-protein ligase Os04g0590900-like, with protein MLPMSNPTSFDHSYELPLRRNLLLLLDVLGLIRFIAGVLLDRLGVASWLGEVDLPGQPWSGEHASDATLERFLEARLWETGTRSLTATRYRRRRVAQPADDKMAAEGDAEDAAAVCAICLAGLESGNLETVVELCSCSHAFHAACIDAWVGSGDDAATCPLCRARMWDDDGQSLSRARPGDRGLCLCPLISP; from the coding sequence ATGTTGCCGATGAGCAACCCCACCAGCTTCGATCACAGCTACGAGCTCCCTCTGCGGCGAAACCTCCTGCTTCTGCTCGACGTCCTCGGCCTCATCCGCTTCATCGCCGGGGTGCTCCTGGACCGCCTCGGCGTCGCGTCGTGGCTGGGCGAGGTGGATCTGCCAGGACAGCCTTGGAGCGGAGAGCATGCCAGCGATGCCACTTTGGAACGCTTCCTGGAGGCGAGGTTGTGGGAGACCGGGACGCGGTCGCTCACGGCAACGCGGTACAGGCGGCGGCGGGTTGCGCAGCCGGCGGACGACAAGATGGCCGCAGAAGGCGACGCCGAGGACGCGGCGGCCGTTTGCGCGATTTGCTTGGCGGGGCTGGAGTCTGGAAATCTCGAGACGGTCGTGGAGCTGTGCAGCTGCTCGCACGCGTTCCACGCCGCGTGCATCGATGCTTGGGTCGGCAGTGGCGACGATGCGGCAACCTGCCCGCTGTGCCGCGCGCGCATGTGGGACGACGACGGGCAGAGTTTGTCCCGCGCTCGCCCCGGTGACCGAGGTCTCTGTCTCTGTCCCTTAATTTCACCGTGA